From one Coffea eugenioides isolate CCC68of chromosome 11, Ceug_1.0, whole genome shotgun sequence genomic stretch:
- the LOC113753750 gene encoding kirola-like yields the protein MGLKGKMIGQTNIHGPAGDVFHDAFSKRPHHLATMTPEKVQGFTLLGGDLGTVGSKICWHYTHDGKDRVAKQIIQDINEEKKSIVFKMIEGDLMELYKTFTIIYHVDVLGDKESLITWTLDYEKLKEDTPHPGTLLNFFLHMVEDIESHHIKNA from the exons atggggctCAAAGGTAAAATGATTGGTCAAACTAACATCCATGGCCCTGCTGGAGATGTGTTCCATGATGCCTTCAGCAAAAGACCACACCATCTTGCCACCATGACTCCTGAGAAAGTTCAAGGGTTTACTTTGCTTGGTGGTGATCTTGGAACTGTTGGATCCAAAATCTGCTGGCACTATACCCATG ACGGGAAAGATAGGGTGGCAAAGCAGATTATTCAAGAcataaatgaagaaaagaaatcaatcgTATTTAAGATGATTGAAGGAGATCTCATGGAGCTGTACAAGACCTTCACTATCATATACCATGTTGATGTTCTTGGTGACAAAGAAAGTTTGATTACATGGACTCTCGACTATGAGAAGCTGAAGGAAGATACCCCACATCCAGGAACCTTGCTCAACTTTTTCCTTCACATGGTTGAAGACATTGAATCTCATCACATCAAAAATGCTTGA
- the LOC113752516 gene encoding uncharacterized protein LOC113752516: MAIKLDMAKAYDRVEWHFLQAMMQKMGFCPQWINWITSCMKSVTYSFNCNGEIKGFVTPGRGIRQGDPLSRYLFLIRSEGFSSLLRKAEGRNEIKGLRISRQGPIITHLFFADDSLIFCKASIHQANEIMKLLKTYEEASGQLINLDKSTVFFSKNMNLEQRKEICSALGGMVEMTQEKYLGLPMVITRTKDQVFGFIRDNIRRKLQDWKNKKLCKDITASMANYWWGETDGKSKMHWLSWKKVALKKSEGGLGFKDIEAFNKALLGKQIWRVLTNPNLLISRVLRAKYFPKDSIFKCKPQKNVSWIWQSLLGARSLVEKGVIKRIGNGRSTNIWEYKWIPGSSSGKPSTPRPLNSSLKIVHELIIQKRWDRNTIFRVFNQSDGERILSIPISSIGREDSYFWQHNAGGCYSVSSGYKLLMEENNSTEKAKLGKAGPSIMEESQQLKQIWNTLWKLNIKHKIKLFIWKCIKGALPVKEAIFRRTGMGDPICRACGESQETVEHLLLNCPNTLDIWKVTPIQWDGARDQQGDFKRWWSKISEAKTRLEGAQHIGLTANILQVWKERNKKDFENQNRCPPVKTMNKAQKEWMKQEELGKTKDSMSTGETAVNQTVHQQEHEDEGIIILEVNTTSQQRQPSFGVGAIARTYQHTRIVEWALKERTLGTKILDDAVAVKLVLSKAMEQHWDRIKILFHNKELLRQLRHQSSSESRLPTLVDDITELQKMFCMCSFELVSEENMINCKRLSFYALGILVNEEWYFPQCT, translated from the exons ATGGCAATCAAGTTGGACATGGCTAAAGCCTATGATAGAGTGGAGTGGCATTTTTTGCAGGCAATGATGCAGAAGATGGGATTCTGTCCACAATGGATCAATTGGATTACTAGTTGTATGAAGTCTGTCACTTACTCTTTCAACTGCAATGGAGAAATCAAAGGCTTTGTTACACCAGGGAGAGGAATAAGGCAGGGAGATCCCTTGTCTCGCTACCTTTTCTTAATCCGTTCAGAAGGTTTCTCAAGCCTGTTGAGAAAAGCAGAAGGAAGAAATGAGATAAAAGGGCTGAGAATTAGTAGGCAAGGGCCTATCATTACTCATCTCTTCTTTGCAGATGACTCACTCATTTTCTGTAAAGCCAGTATTCATCAGGCCAATGAAATTATGAAGCTCCTCAAAACGTATGAAGAGGCATCAGGTCAGCTGATCAATTTAGATAAATCAACtgtattttttagcaaaaacaTGAATCTGGAACAAAGGAAGGAAATATGCAGTGCTCTGGGTGGAATGGTAGAAATGACACAAGAGAAATATTTAGGTCTCCCAATGGTGATAACAAGAACAAAGGATCAGGTGTTTGGGTTCATCAGAGACAACATAAGAAGAAAGCTTCAGGATTGGAAAAATAA GAAGCTGTGCAAAGACATTACTGCATCTATGGCTAACTACTGGTGGGGAGAGACAGATGGGAAAAGCAAGATGCATTGGCTGTCATGGAAAAAAGTGGCACTGAAAAAATCTGAAGGTGGCTTAGGATTCAAGGATATAGAAGCATTTAATAAGGCTTTGTTGGGGAAGCAGATCTGGAGGGTTTTAACCAATCCAAATCTACTCATCAGTAGAGTACTGAGAGCTAAGTACTTCCCTAAGGACTCCATATTCAAGTGCAAACCTCAAAAAAATGTCTCTTGGATTTGGCAAAGTCTATTAGGAGCCAGAAGCTTAGTTGAAAAAGGTGTGATCAAGAGGATTGGCAATGGGAGAAGCACAAACATTTGGGAGTATAAATGGATTCCAGGATCATCTTCTGGTAAGCCTTCTACCCCAAGACCTCTTAACAGCTCACTAAAGATAGTACACGAGCTTATCATTCAGAAAAGATGGGACAGGAACACCATTTTTAGAGTTTTTAACCAAAGTGATGGAGAGAGGATTTTGAGCATCCCTATCAGTTCAATAGGTAGGGAGGATAGCTATTTTTGGCAACACAATGCAGGAGGTTGTTATTCTGTAAGTTCTGGATACAAACTTTTGATGGAAGAAAATAACAGTACTGAGAAGGCAAAATTAGGAAAAGCTGGTCCAAGCATAATGGAAGAAAGCCAACAACTGAAACAAATATGGAATACTCTTTGGAAGCTTAACATAAAACATAAGATTAAGCTGTTTATATGGAAGTGCATCAAAGGGGCATTGCCAGTCAAAGAAGCAATCTTCAGAAGGACAGGAATGGGAGATCCAATATGTAGAGCTTGTGGGGAGAGCCAGGAAACAGTGGAACATCTACTATTAAACTGCCCGAATACCTTGGATATATGGAAAGTGACCCCAATACAATGGGATGGAGCTAGAGATCAACAAGGAGACTTCAAACGATGGTGGAGCAAAATATCAGAGGCAAAGACAAGACTAGAAGGGGCACAGCATATTGGACTGACTGCAAATATTCTGCAAGtgtggaaagaaagaaataagaagGATTTTGAAAATCAAAACAGATGTCCACCAGTGAAGACAATGAACAAGGCTCAGAAGGAGTGGATGAAACAAGAGGAACTAGGAAAAACTAAGGACAGCATGAGCACAGGAGAAACAGCTGTCAACCAAACAGTACATCAGCAGGAGCATGAAGATGAGGGGATCATAATACTGGAAGTGAATACAACAAGCCAGCAAAGACAGCCTTCATTTGGAGTTGGAGCCATAGCTAGGACATACCAGCACACAAGGATTGTAGAATGGGCACTAAAGGAGAGAACACTCGGAACGAAGATCCTTGATGATGCGGTAGCAGTTAAACTGGTCTTAAGTAAAGCTATGGAGCAACATTGGGACAGGATCAAAATCCTTTTCCACAACAAAGAATTACTGAGACAGTTAAGGCATCAGAGCTCCTCAGAAAGCCGTTTACCAACATTGGTTGATGATATTACTGAATTGCAGAAGATGTTTTGCATGTGCTCTTTTGAGCTAGTTAGTGAAGAAAATATGATAAATTGTAAAAGACTTAGTTTTTATGCCTTAGGCATTCTTGTGAATGAGGAATGGTACTTTCCTCAGTGCACTTGA